From a region of the Mesomycoplasma ovipneumoniae ATCC 29419 genome:
- a CDS encoding alpha-amylase family glycosyl hydrolase: MKTNLKDKVVYQIFVRSFYDANNDGNGDILGIYNKLEYLSDLGIDAIWLTPFYETNFVDAGYDVLDYKSIWSKFGSLNDFAKLTKKARELNIDIIIDVVLNHVSSQHSWFKKAIESPDNKEHNYFIWREKLSPEEQKATSIFGGSAWEWQPDVQKYYFHLFSTDQVDLNWAHPDTQAAFVDIINFWYDLGVRGFRLDAIKHVAKNFENVEQNPYFSWCKGAQEYLEKFNELAFKNKPDAYTFGEASGITVEELIKYGAGKSPLANNFFNFSWWWIGWSNKTGRNGFNANWDYQDFINAQIPFQHNEEISPSLMSNFLSNHDTSRAISRWGDYPFFWKESAKSLALLLFSMRGIPIIYYGEEIGMTNSYFENRQDFVDIDMKNAFASLVDREKIYSESEMLIYANINSRDSGRGPLRWNLDKNNGFSSQKAWINTSLDDPRMNVKSQTLDKNSILNFYKKLIFLYKNDLKDLLVDGKAKLEITKDGICKISREFKGEKLIFYLNLTKKELPFTEKIQQKPLLSSYQDLKKPEDFFRPFESILIKE, from the coding sequence ATGAAAACAAATTTAAAAGATAAAGTAGTATACCAAATTTTTGTCAGATCATTTTATGATGCAAATAATGACGGAAATGGCGATATTCTTGGAATTTATAATAAACTTGAATATCTTAGCGATTTAGGAATTGACGCAATTTGACTAACCCCATTTTATGAGACTAATTTTGTCGATGCGGGTTATGATGTTCTTGATTATAAGTCAATTTGGTCTAAATTTGGTAGTCTTAATGACTTTGCTAAACTCACCAAAAAAGCCCGTGAATTAAATATAGATATAATAATTGACGTGGTTTTAAACCATGTTTCAAGTCAGCATTCCTGATTTAAAAAGGCAATTGAATCGCCTGACAACAAAGAGCATAATTATTTTATTTGAAGAGAAAAATTAAGCCCTGAAGAACAAAAAGCGACTTCAATTTTTGGCGGATCAGCCTGAGAATGACAGCCAGACGTTCAAAAATATTATTTCCACCTTTTTAGCACTGACCAAGTTGATTTAAATTGAGCCCATCCAGACACACAAGCTGCTTTTGTTGACATTATTAATTTTTGGTATGACCTTGGAGTTCGCGGTTTTCGCCTTGATGCCATCAAACATGTTGCTAAAAATTTTGAAAATGTTGAACAAAATCCGTATTTTTCCTGATGCAAAGGCGCCCAAGAATATCTTGAAAAATTTAACGAACTTGCCTTTAAAAATAAGCCTGATGCCTACACTTTTGGTGAGGCTAGCGGGATAACTGTTGAAGAATTAATAAAATATGGGGCTGGAAAGTCACCTTTGGCCAATAATTTTTTTAACTTTTCATGATGATGAATCGGCTGGTCAAACAAAACTGGCAGAAACGGATTTAATGCAAATTGAGACTATCAAGATTTTATTAACGCCCAAATCCCTTTTCAACACAATGAAGAAATTAGCCCTAGTTTAATGAGCAATTTTCTTTCAAATCATGATACTTCCAGGGCAATTTCTCGTTGAGGTGACTATCCATTTTTCTGAAAAGAATCAGCAAAATCGCTAGCTCTTTTACTTTTTTCAATGCGCGGAATTCCAATAATTTACTATGGTGAAGAAATTGGAATGACCAATTCCTATTTTGAAAACAGACAAGATTTTGTTGACATTGATATGAAAAATGCTTTTGCTTCACTTGTTGACAGAGAAAAAATTTATTCTGAATCAGAAATGTTAATTTATGCAAATATTAACAGTCGCGATTCAGGAAGAGGTCCTTTGCGCTGAAATTTAGACAAAAACAACGGATTTTCAAGCCAAAAAGCCTGAATTAACACAAGCCTTGATGACCCGCGAATGAATGTTAAGAGTCAAACTTTAGACAAAAATTCAATTTTAAATTTTTATAAAAAATTAATTTTTCTTTATAAAAATGATTTAAAAGATTTGCTTGTTGACGGAAAAGCAAAATTAGAAATAACCAAAGACGGAATTTGCAAAATTAGCCGTGAATTCAAAGGTGAAAAATTAATTTTTTACTT